A DNA window from Drosophila sechellia strain sech25 chromosome X, ASM438219v1, whole genome shotgun sequence contains the following coding sequences:
- the LOC6612459 gene encoding uncharacterized protein LOC6612459 → MAFPRAKKRSKKIEATPMDEDEKKKNRERKHVLRHISRAPGKCALCNQLVFPSSMLLHMIRKHNNSPNTDLAIIYDDQGLRKNFNLNRLKYDKPQALNILLYAGTEGKPQTRPARRFLSFSNYDLPLILRQYEHHLMMILMICKTSCSSMLPRRNSMLKKMRNTPENTIYVIWVIGPETTSRMFYTLTAFDRSYTQSRSVIRKTRNFFLSQRPKDFLYNENDYLMLRHEEAMGLMRGEGDEVYQTPYIKLELFVHVEPSLVSLPTQLLPKPMMSDKVRKFPLSNKAVDVPLPRMMTEQQLERVTRMSREGVKADTKAAEESNVISDDEDSDVKKGLLIYMYSVTIPEDQGTQKQVKDVEQANPLETGPVVTAPYPQDEFEKHAADQGEDKCRQLLKSMEGCPEASSNEIKNVLKDVAKERSLGDKDSNQQSINERNEFVNDQNKHNESSEMQSGSHEKAELSQEGSQKSSEIFNLVKPINNRVEQTIKDEVFDWIKDTVRKVAEETITTKLHIDSELELQPELETKTGNKAAKPTN, encoded by the coding sequence ATGGCTTTTCCGAGGGCTAAGAAAAGAAGTAAGAAAATCGAGGCGACGCCAATGGATGAGgacgaaaaaaagaaaaatcgtgAACGTAAACATGTCTTGCGTCATATATCGCGGGCACCCGGAAAATGTGCCTTGTGTAATCAATTGGTGTTCCCATCGAGCATGCTGCTTCACATGATCCGCAAGCACAATAATAGTCCGAATACCGACTTGGCGATCATCTATGACGACCAAGGACTCCGTAAAAACTTCAATCTAAATAGGTTAAAATACGACAAGCCGCAGGCGTTGAATATACTCCTGTATGCTGGCACCGAGGGCAAGCCGCAAACTCGACCAGCTCGCAGATTTTTGAGTTTTTCCAATTACGATCTCCCTCTTATTTTGCGTCAGTACGAGCATCATTTAATGATGATCCTAATGATTTGCAAGACGTCTTGTTCCTCCATGCTGCCCAGAAGAAATTCCATGCTGAAGAAAATGCGTAATACGCCGGAGAACACCATATATGTTATCTGGGTGATTGGCCCGGAGACCACGAGTCGAATGTTTTATACGCTGACTGCATTCGATCGCAGCTACACACAATCGCGCAGTGTTATCCGGAAAACAAGGAATTTCTTTCTATCGCAGCGTCCGAAGGACTTCCTTTATAACGAGAATGATTACCTGATGCTTCGCCATGAGGAGGCAATGGGTTTAATGAGAGGCGAGGGCGACGAAGTGTATCAGACACCGTACATTAAGCTGGAACTATTTGTGCACGTGGAGCCTAGTCTGGTTTCGTTACCCACACAATTGCTTCCGAAACCAATGATGTCAGATAAAGTGCGAAAATTCCCATTGTCAAATAAGGCGGTTGATGTTCCGCTCCCTAGAATGATGACGGAACAGCAACTCGAACGGGTCACAAGGATGTCCAGGGAAGGAGTTAAGGCAGACACTAAGGCCGCGGAAGAATCAAATGTCATCTCAGACGATGAAGATAGTGACGTAAAAAAAGGGCtccttatatatatgtactcaGTGACGATACCTGAGGACCAGGGAACGCAAAAACAAGTCAAGGACGTAGAGCAAGCAAATCCACTCGAGACTGGTCCCGTAGTCACGGCTCCGTACCCGCAAGACGAATTTGAAAAGCACGCAGCCGATCAGGGAGAAGACAAGTGTCGGCAGCTACTGAAAAGCATGGAAGGCTGTCCAGAAGCTTCTTCAAATGAGATCAAAAATGTTCTCAAGGATGTCGCTAAGGAGAGATCTTTGGGCGACAAGGACTCCAACCAGCAATCAATCAATGAAAGAAATGAATTTGTTAATGACCAAAATAAGCATAACGAGTCCTCAGAAATGCAGTCAGGATCACACGAAAAGGCCGAATTGAGTCAAGAAGGTTCCCAAAAAAGCTCTGAGATATTTAACTTGGTAAAACCAATCAACAATCGAGTAGAGCAAACTATTAAGGATGAAGTGTTTGATTGGATCAAGGACACAGTACGAAAGGTGGCTGAAGAGACGATAACTACCAAGCTACACATAGATTCTGAATTGGAACTACAACCAGAACTGGAGACGAAAACCGGAAATAAAGCCGCGAAGCCGACAAACtaa